In Gordonia sp. SL306, the genomic window CCGTTCCCCTACATCAGCGGATTGTCGCTCAATCTGGCGGTCACCGTGAAGGATCGAGCGGAGGGCGGCGAACACTTCGCGCGTGTGAAGGTGCCCGACAACGTGAATCGCTTCGTTCGCGTCGACCGGCTGATGCGGCGGGGCTCCGGCTCATCGAAGGACTCCGACCAGCGGGCCATGTTCCTGCCGTTGGAGACGTTGATCGCGGCCAACCTCGAACACCTCTTCCCCGGCATGGAAATCGTTGAACACCATGTCTTCCGGATCACCCGCAACGCCGACTTCGAGGTCGAAGAGGACCGTGACGAAGACCTGCTGCAGGCGCTCGAACGCGAACTCGCACGCCGGCGCTTCGGTTCACCCGTGCGACTCGAGGTGGCCGACGACATGAGTGAGCACATGCTCGAACTCCTGTTGCGCGAACTCGATGTGAATCCCGCCGATGTCATCCAGGTGCCCGGTCTCCTGGACCTGTCATGCCTGTTCGAGATCCACGGGCTCGATCGTCCGCATCTCAAGGACCGTCCCTTCGTCCCCGCCACCCATCCGGCCTTCGGCGAGCGCGAGACGCCCAAGAGTGTGTTCTCGACGTTGCGCGAGGGCGACGTGCTCGTGCACCACCCGTACGACTCCTTCTCCACCAGCGTTCAACGATTCATCGAACAGGCCGCCGCCGACCCTCAGGTGCTCGCGATCAAGCAGACCCTGTATCGCACATCCGGTGATTCACCGATCGTCAACGCGCTGATCGATGCCGCCGAGGCCGGCAAACAGGTCGTCGCACTGGTGGAGATCAAGGCGCGCTTCGACGAGCAGGCGAACATCAAGTGGGCCAGACAGCTCGAGCAGGCGGGTGTGCACGTGGTCTACGGCCTCGTCGGGTTGAAGACACACTGCAAGACGTGCCTCGTGGTCCGTCGCGAGGGATCGGTGATCCGTCGCTATTGCCACATCGGCACCGGCAACTACAACCCGAAGACCGCGCGACTGTACGAGGACGTGGGTTTGTTCACCGCCGCACCCGACATCGGCGCCGACCTCACCGACCTCTTCAACACCCTGACCGGCTACTCGCGAAAGATGGAGTACCGCAACATCCTGGTCGCCCCGCACGGCATCCGGTCCGGGATCATCGCCCGGATCGACGCCGAGATCGAACGACACCGGCAAGGCGACACCCGCGCGCTGATCCAGCTCAAGGCCAACGCACTCGTCGACGAACAGGTGATCGACGCCCTGTATCGGGCCTCCCAGAGTGGTGTTCCGGTCGAGATCGTGGTGCGCGGCATCTGTGCGCTCCGTCCCGGAATGGCCGGGATCAGCGACAACATAGTGGTGCGCTCGATTCTGGGGCAATTCCTGGAACATTCACGAATACTGTATTTCGGTGCCCAGAACGAATACTGGATCGGCAGTGCCGACATGATGCACCGCAATCTCGATCGTCGTGTCGAGGTCATGGTCCAGGTCCGCGACGAGCGCCTCACCTCCGAACTCGGCGACATGTTCGCCTCCGCACTCGACCCGCGCACGCGGTGCTGGGTGCTCAATTCGGACGGGAGCTGGGTCGCCTCACCGGCCGAAGGAGAAGAGGTGCGCGACCACCAACGTCAGATGATCCGACGCAATCGTCGCCGACCGGACCCGAATCCGTAACCGTTCTCGCAACATCGAACCCCTAGGATTCGTGTCGATGTCGAAGACAACGAAGACGGTCTGGGCTGCCGGCGGCGTCCTGTGGCGCCCGACTCGCGACGGGCAGGTCGAGGTCGCACTGGTCCACCGACCCGACTATGACGACTGGACCCTGCCCAAGGGAAAGATCGACGCGGGCGAGACCTTGATCGCGACCGCTGCGCGCGAGATCCGCGAGGAGACAGGACAGCAGGCCCGGCTGGGGCGGCACCTGCGCGACGTCGGATATGTGCTGCCGAACGGCAACCGCAAGCGCGTGCGGTACTGGGCAGCACGGGCCCTCGGCGGCGAGTTCGAACCCAGCCACGAGGTGGACGAACTCCGCTGGCTCGACATGGCCACCGCCACCGAAAAATTGAGCTATCGACTGGATCGGGCGATTCTCACCGAGTTCGACAGACTCCCCACCGACGTCCACACGCTGCTGCTCGTCCGCCACGCGCGGGCCGGGCGGAGGTCGCGCTACAAGGGCGACGACCGGCTGCGGCCACTGGATCGCACGGGCCGCCACGAGGCCCGCCAACTGGCCGGCTTGCTCGAGACCTTCGGGGCCGAGCGACTACACGCGGCCGATCGGGTCCGATGCGAGCAGACCCTCGCACCGCTGGCGCACGATCTCGGGGTCGTGACGGTCCCCGAACCCGCGCTGTCCGAAGAGGCCTACCTGGCCGACCCGCAGCGGGCACACCAACGCATCCGTGAGATCGCCTGGGACACCTCGGCCATCCACGCGGTCTGCAGTCAGGGCAAGGTCATCCCGCCGATGATGCGATGGTGGTCCGATCAGGATGGCATCACCCTGCCGCCCAAACGCAATCGCAAGGCCAGTGTCTGGGTGCTGTCGATCCACCAGGGGCAACTGCTCGCCGCCGACCACATCGACAGTCCACTGGCGCACACCGACATCGACGTCGAGTCCTGACCCGGACACACATCAGCCCCCGACGGGGGAAGAACGTCGGAGGCTGATGTCGGGATGACTCGGGACGCCTCAGCGTCGTGTGGCCTTCTTGGCCGGAGCCTTCTTGGCTGCGGTCTTCTTGGCCGGAGCCTTCTTCGCCGGAGCCTTCTTGGCCGGAGCCTTCTTGGCCGCGGTCTTCTTGGCGGGCGCCGCCTTCTTCGCCGGAGCCTTCTTGGCCGCGGTCTTCTTGGCGGGCGCCGCCTTCTTCGCCGGCGCCGCCTTCTTGGCCGGGGTGGCCTTCTT contains:
- a CDS encoding NUDIX hydrolase, coding for MSKTTKTVWAAGGVLWRPTRDGQVEVALVHRPDYDDWTLPKGKIDAGETLIATAAREIREETGQQARLGRHLRDVGYVLPNGNRKRVRYWAARALGGEFEPSHEVDELRWLDMATATEKLSYRLDRAILTEFDRLPTDVHTLLLVRHARAGRRSRYKGDDRLRPLDRTGRHEARQLAGLLETFGAERLHAADRVRCEQTLAPLAHDLGVVTVPEPALSEEAYLADPQRAHQRIREIAWDTSAIHAVCSQGKVIPPMMRWWSDQDGITLPPKRNRKASVWVLSIHQGQLLAADHIDSPLAHTDIDVES
- a CDS encoding RNA degradosome polyphosphate kinase produces the protein MSPADDIATQPITSIPGAPPAATLLPDESADLPDDRYLNRELSWLDFNSRVLALAEDVSMPLLERAKFLAIFSSNLDEFFMVRVAGLKRRDETGLSVRSADGLSPREQLLRIAGRTQTIADRHARVFLDSVRPNLAENDIHVVTWAELNDDEKARLVDHFHEDVFPVLTPLAVDPAHPFPYISGLSLNLAVTVKDRAEGGEHFARVKVPDNVNRFVRVDRLMRRGSGSSKDSDQRAMFLPLETLIAANLEHLFPGMEIVEHHVFRITRNADFEVEEDRDEDLLQALERELARRRFGSPVRLEVADDMSEHMLELLLRELDVNPADVIQVPGLLDLSCLFEIHGLDRPHLKDRPFVPATHPAFGERETPKSVFSTLREGDVLVHHPYDSFSTSVQRFIEQAAADPQVLAIKQTLYRTSGDSPIVNALIDAAEAGKQVVALVEIKARFDEQANIKWARQLEQAGVHVVYGLVGLKTHCKTCLVVRREGSVIRRYCHIGTGNYNPKTARLYEDVGLFTAAPDIGADLTDLFNTLTGYSRKMEYRNILVAPHGIRSGIIARIDAEIERHRQGDTRALIQLKANALVDEQVIDALYRASQSGVPVEIVVRGICALRPGMAGISDNIVVRSILGQFLEHSRILYFGAQNEYWIGSADMMHRNLDRRVEVMVQVRDERLTSELGDMFASALDPRTRCWVLNSDGSWVASPAEGEEVRDHQRQMIRRNRRRPDPNP